The following proteins are co-located in the Echinicola sp. 20G genome:
- a CDS encoding glycoside hydrolase family 2 TIM barrel-domain containing protein, which yields MKISYLFFKICVLTLCCIQIAAAQNRYELNSEWYCNPIGDTKATGSELSSTDYSLKKWMPATVPGTVLTTLLNNGKVPDPFYGMNNEKIKDIYETGREHYTYWFAKDFTEKAKEGEQVWLSFRGINYSVEVFLNGQKVNAEPYKGMYLRKQFNITSLLADNGKNRLAVLVHPADHVGNPNGGQGGDGTIAKGVALQYTAGWDWIQPVRDRNTGIWDKVFIEKTGAVNLKNPHIVTLVEGVRKPGEEQDPATIKVSAELQNTLSVPVKGTLQYTLAGQTVSKAVSLEAHKTVEVDLPDFALKAPKLWWPSGYGEQNLYDMDIKFLTDGQTSDSEKVTFGVREIQTDWNAHTLSKQISVNGQKIFIKGGNWIISDAMLRFSKERYDAEIRFHRDMNLNLIRIWGGALPERPEFYEACDKYGLLVIQDFWMSGDCNGRWLDPKKKEDQWTRRQYPDDHSLFIESAKDVVKMLRNHASLAIWCGGNEITPPADIMHAIKEEILPEYDGTRWFIDYSNSDEMSYNFKGGNGDGPYGIQDISTFWAERTWPFNSEVGSVGTGDAVSLRRFLPEENQVIPIEMEGTEKVRDEVWTYHKYIDYANSMEPYGKPTDMEDFATKAQLVNYNQYRGLMEGFTAHMWDWYTGVIIWKTQNPWTALRGQMYDYYLDPNACLYGLREGSEALHAMYDPVKGNIMIANNTFEQQHDLMLRVTAYDMEGKSKRLTQVFNYIEPTSIRLIMSLQKSIQELSKEKGLFLSVQLLNVDQELVSDNFYWIPDAEGNYSGLQEMVSAQLEVEATKISDSEIIVRVSNSADNTVSFFNRLSLVDADTRERLLPTFFSDNYVSLVPGEEKTITVSYDKLKSTEALIEIGGWNTPTQTIEIR from the coding sequence ATGAAAATTTCTTACCTATTCTTTAAAATCTGTGTACTCACTTTGTGCTGTATTCAGATTGCTGCGGCACAGAATCGCTATGAATTAAACAGTGAATGGTACTGTAATCCCATTGGAGATACTAAGGCTACAGGCTCTGAACTCTCCAGTACTGACTATTCCTTAAAAAAGTGGATGCCGGCCACTGTTCCCGGTACGGTGCTTACCACCCTGCTCAATAATGGCAAAGTGCCAGATCCATTCTACGGCATGAACAATGAAAAAATCAAGGACATTTATGAAACAGGCCGTGAGCATTATACCTATTGGTTTGCAAAAGATTTCACTGAAAAAGCCAAAGAAGGAGAGCAAGTTTGGTTAAGTTTCCGAGGAATCAACTACAGTGTGGAGGTTTTTCTAAACGGTCAAAAAGTCAATGCTGAGCCTTATAAAGGCATGTATTTGCGTAAGCAATTTAACATTACTTCCTTATTGGCTGACAATGGAAAAAACAGGTTGGCTGTTTTGGTGCATCCAGCAGATCATGTGGGAAATCCCAATGGAGGACAAGGGGGCGATGGGACCATTGCCAAAGGAGTGGCCCTGCAGTATACTGCCGGCTGGGATTGGATCCAACCTGTTAGAGATCGAAATACGGGGATCTGGGACAAGGTTTTTATTGAAAAAACTGGGGCCGTCAACTTAAAGAATCCCCACATTGTTACTTTGGTGGAAGGTGTAAGAAAGCCTGGAGAAGAACAAGATCCTGCCACCATCAAAGTGTCAGCAGAACTTCAAAATACTCTTTCTGTTCCCGTGAAGGGGACTTTGCAATATACTTTAGCTGGACAGACGGTGAGCAAAGCAGTGAGTCTTGAAGCTCATAAAACCGTTGAGGTGGATTTGCCGGACTTTGCTTTGAAAGCTCCAAAATTATGGTGGCCAAGTGGCTATGGTGAGCAAAACCTTTATGATATGGATATAAAATTCCTGACAGATGGCCAGACTTCTGACAGCGAAAAAGTAACCTTTGGGGTAAGAGAGATTCAGACAGATTGGAATGCCCATACGCTGAGTAAGCAAATTTCCGTAAATGGGCAGAAGATCTTTATCAAAGGAGGGAACTGGATCATCTCGGATGCCATGTTGAGGTTTTCCAAAGAAAGGTATGATGCTGAAATCCGATTCCATAGGGATATGAATCTGAACCTGATCCGAATTTGGGGAGGGGCCTTGCCGGAGCGTCCAGAGTTTTATGAAGCTTGTGACAAATACGGATTGTTGGTCATTCAGGATTTTTGGATGTCAGGAGATTGTAACGGTCGTTGGTTAGACCCCAAAAAGAAGGAAGACCAATGGACCCGCAGACAATACCCGGATGATCATTCCCTGTTTATTGAGTCTGCCAAAGATGTCGTGAAAATGCTTCGTAACCATGCCTCTTTGGCCATCTGGTGTGGCGGAAATGAGATTACTCCCCCCGCAGATATCATGCATGCCATCAAAGAGGAGATTTTACCGGAATACGACGGGACCCGTTGGTTTATCGATTATTCCAATTCGGATGAAATGTCTTATAACTTTAAAGGAGGAAACGGTGATGGTCCTTATGGTATTCAGGACATCAGTACTTTCTGGGCAGAGCGCACTTGGCCATTTAACTCAGAAGTAGGCTCTGTGGGAACTGGAGATGCCGTCTCATTAAGACGATTTTTACCGGAAGAAAACCAAGTGATTCCAATTGAAATGGAAGGCACTGAGAAGGTAAGGGATGAAGTCTGGACTTATCACAAATATATTGACTATGCCAATTCCATGGAACCATATGGTAAACCAACTGATATGGAAGATTTTGCTACCAAAGCCCAGTTGGTAAATTACAACCAATACAGGGGCTTGATGGAAGGCTTTACGGCCCATATGTGGGATTGGTATACTGGGGTGATCATTTGGAAAACCCAGAATCCTTGGACGGCGCTTCGTGGACAGATGTATGACTATTACCTCGATCCGAATGCTTGTCTCTATGGGCTTCGCGAAGGAAGTGAAGCTTTGCATGCCATGTATGACCCTGTGAAAGGAAATATCATGATCGCCAACAATACTTTTGAGCAGCAGCATGACCTGATGCTTCGAGTGACAGCTTATGACATGGAGGGTAAAAGCAAACGATTGACTCAAGTATTTAACTACATCGAACCGACCAGTATCCGTTTGATCATGTCCCTTCAGAAGAGCATTCAAGAGTTGAGTAAGGAAAAAGGCCTGTTTTTGTCAGTACAGCTCTTGAATGTGGACCAAGAATTAGTCAGTGATAACTTCTATTGGATACCAGATGCAGAAGGCAACTATTCTGGATTGCAGGAAATGGTCAGCGCTCAGTTGGAAGTGGAGGCTACCAAGATTTCTGATAGCGAAATCATTGTGAGAGTAAGCAACTCAGCAGATAATACCGTGTCTTTCTTTAACCGACTTTCTTTGGTTGATGCAGACACTAGGGAGAGGCTCTTGCCCACTTTCTTTAGTGACAACTATGTTTCATTGGTGCCTGGGGAAGAAAAGACAATTACAGTAAGCTATGACAAACTGAAAAGTACTGAGGCATTGATTGAAATTGGTGGCTGGAATACTCCTACTCAAACCATAGAGATAAGATAA
- a CDS encoding toll/interleukin-1 receptor domain-containing protein encodes MNYKAKIFYSYSHEDEPFREKLETHLAILKRNDLIEEWHDRRIAPGANWEEEINENIDAADIILLLVSSNFLASDYCYDSETIRALERHKDKNDSAIVIPIILKPCLWTIANFAKLQSLPKDGKPITTWDNEEEAWLDVATGILEKARSFKSASHPVEAILEERVEKPQAVSHRELVRKFLCTYKSWYFSPLRVIKWGGRRLGFEQLYYMETSEVRSILSDFVREGLVITTESKKGNTIYKIKNSHC; translated from the coding sequence ATGAACTACAAAGCCAAAATATTCTATAGCTATTCCCATGAAGATGAACCTTTCAGGGAAAAACTCGAGACTCATCTTGCTATTTTAAAAAGAAATGACCTGATCGAGGAATGGCATGATAGAAGGATTGCTCCTGGTGCAAATTGGGAAGAAGAAATAAATGAGAATATTGATGCTGCTGATATCATTCTCCTTTTGGTTTCTTCTAACTTCCTGGCCTCTGATTATTGTTATGATTCTGAGACCATCAGGGCGCTTGAAAGACATAAGGACAAAAATGACTCGGCCATTGTCATCCCAATTATACTCAAACCATGTTTGTGGACCATTGCCAATTTCGCAAAACTTCAGTCATTACCTAAGGACGGCAAGCCTATCACCACTTGGGACAATGAAGAAGAGGCCTGGCTGGATGTAGCCACTGGAATCCTGGAAAAAGCCAGGTCTTTTAAATCAGCAAGCCATCCTGTCGAGGCTATTTTAGAAGAAAGAGTGGAAAAACCCCAAGCAGTAAGCCATAGGGAGCTTGTCAGAAAGTTTCTCTGTACCTACAAGTCCTGGTATTTTTCCCCTTTAAGAGTCATCAAATGGGGAGGACGAAGACTTGGATTTGAACAATTGTATTACATGGAAACTTCCGAAGTAAGATCCATTCTATCTGATTTTGTTAGAGAAGGCTTAGTCATCACCACCGAAAGTAAGAAAGGCAATACCATCTACAAGATAAAAAACAGCCATTGTTAA
- a CDS encoding VOC family protein, giving the protein MDQSKNDQGMLIDINPKLPMRDKASTKDYYINHLGFEVFGSPDYEGYLMVEKDNIQIHFFEFAALDPKTNYGQVYIRTNDIDRLYQSFLAKNVSIHPNGALTTKPWGQREFSLSDPDNNLLTFGQTI; this is encoded by the coding sequence ATGGATCAAAGCAAGAACGACCAGGGCATGTTAATTGATATCAACCCTAAATTACCCATGCGCGACAAGGCGTCCACCAAGGATTACTACATTAACCATTTGGGGTTCGAGGTATTTGGAAGTCCTGATTATGAAGGTTATTTAATGGTAGAAAAAGACAATATTCAGATCCATTTTTTTGAATTTGCAGCACTTGACCCAAAAACAAACTACGGACAAGTCTATATAAGAACCAATGACATTGACCGGCTTTATCAATCTTTCCTCGCTAAAAATGTCAGTATCCATCCCAATGGAGCACTGACAACGAAACCTTGGGGACAAAGGGAATTTTCTCTCTCCGATCCAGACAATAACTTGTTGACTTTTGGGCAGACAATCTGA
- a CDS encoding DUF3995 domain-containing protein: MFLSILLSVVFIGLGLIHFNWVIGGKFGFEASLPTKSNGERVLNPNKLDSAVVGLGLTAFGVFYLLKSGILEFPLPDWIFHYGGWIIPIIFLLRAIGEFRYVGFFKKIKDTDFGRLDSKLFSPLCLFIGLAGIWIQWIY; this comes from the coding sequence ATGTTTTTGTCAATTCTATTGAGTGTTGTTTTTATTGGACTTGGCCTGATCCACTTCAACTGGGTAATCGGCGGAAAGTTTGGTTTTGAAGCTTCGCTGCCCACCAAATCAAATGGCGAAAGGGTATTGAATCCTAACAAGTTGGACAGTGCTGTTGTTGGACTTGGCCTCACTGCTTTTGGGGTATTTTATCTTCTCAAATCGGGAATACTTGAATTTCCACTTCCTGACTGGATCTTTCATTATGGCGGTTGGATCATCCCCATCATATTTCTTTTGCGGGCCATAGGAGAGTTTAGGTATGTCGGTTTCTTCAAAAAGATAAAAGACACTGATTTTGGAAGGCTCGACAGCAAACTCTTTTCACCATTATGTTTGTTTATTGGTTTAGCCGGAATATGGATACAATGGATATATTAG
- a CDS encoding M20 family peptidase, translating into MKLFKKGLLFLLVAFLLFVAYLFFNMFTFPSKQISSKPIEPLQINSTSVSNFSRAIQIQTVSPEDPKDFDTLQFQQFADFLSSTYPLADSLLNKKTFNDFSFLYHWEGSKPDLKPIILMGHLDVVPVIEENIPDWRESPFGGEVIQDTIWGRGTIDDKVGVIGILEAAERLLQNGYQPERSIYLAFGHDEEIGGVEGAQAIAAYLQEQNVQAEFVLDEGGSIVQNMVPGIPGDVALIGIAEKGFVSLSLSVKVEGGHSSMPEKETAIDILSSAIAKLKQKPFPSRISAPIDGFIEYLGPEMPFVNKLVFANQSIFSPVITKIYEGSASGNALVRTTTSPTIFNSGVKENIIPQSAKATINFRIIPGETIESVEDRVKNTIKDERIHIQRSDFISNPSKVSHTDSFGFQTIHETITEIFPSTLVSPYLVVGGTDSRHFNEISDNIYRFSAIKLNKGNIKSFHGLNERIPVSDFENSIRFYHQLILNATEN; encoded by the coding sequence ATGAAACTCTTCAAAAAAGGCCTTTTATTTCTCTTGGTAGCTTTTCTGCTTTTTGTCGCATATCTGTTTTTCAATATGTTTACTTTTCCTTCCAAGCAAATCAGCAGTAAGCCTATTGAGCCACTTCAAATAAACTCCACTTCTGTTTCCAACTTTTCCAGGGCCATTCAGATCCAAACCGTTTCACCGGAAGACCCCAAAGACTTTGACACCCTTCAATTCCAGCAATTTGCTGATTTTCTCAGCAGCACTTATCCACTTGCAGATTCATTGCTCAACAAGAAAACCTTCAATGACTTTAGTTTTCTATATCATTGGGAAGGCAGCAAACCCGACTTGAAACCCATCATTCTTATGGGGCACTTAGATGTGGTGCCTGTTATTGAAGAAAATATCCCAGATTGGAGGGAAAGCCCTTTTGGAGGTGAGGTCATCCAAGACACTATCTGGGGACGCGGAACCATCGATGATAAAGTGGGCGTTATCGGGATCTTGGAAGCTGCAGAGCGGTTGTTACAAAATGGCTATCAGCCGGAGAGAAGCATTTATCTGGCTTTTGGTCATGACGAAGAAATAGGTGGAGTAGAAGGTGCCCAAGCCATAGCGGCCTACCTTCAAGAACAAAATGTCCAGGCCGAATTTGTGCTGGATGAGGGCGGAAGTATTGTCCAAAACATGGTTCCGGGAATTCCTGGAGATGTGGCACTGATAGGCATAGCGGAAAAGGGCTTTGTCAGTTTGTCCTTATCGGTAAAAGTAGAAGGAGGGCACTCCTCTATGCCAGAAAAGGAAACAGCGATTGACATCCTTTCGAGCGCTATCGCCAAGCTGAAGCAAAAACCGTTTCCTTCCCGGATTTCTGCACCAATCGATGGCTTTATCGAGTACTTGGGCCCTGAGATGCCCTTTGTAAACAAACTCGTTTTCGCCAACCAATCGATCTTTAGCCCTGTAATCACCAAAATATATGAAGGAAGTGCATCAGGTAATGCCTTGGTAAGAACCACTACCTCTCCCACCATCTTTAACAGTGGGGTCAAGGAAAATATCATTCCTCAGTCTGCCAAGGCCACCATCAACTTCAGGATAATTCCCGGGGAAACCATTGAGTCGGTGGAGGACAGGGTCAAAAACACTATCAAAGATGAACGTATTCACATTCAGCGCAGTGACTTTATTTCCAATCCTTCCAAGGTATCCCATACGGATTCATTTGGCTTCCAAACAATCCATGAGACCATCACGGAAATCTTTCCCTCCACTTTGGTTTCTCCGTACTTGGTAGTGGGCGGTACAGACTCCCGTCACTTCAATGAAATTTCCGATAATATCTATCGGTTTTCGGCCATCAAGCTCAACAAAGGAAACATCAAGTCATTTCATGGCCTCAACGAACGAATTCCAGTAAGTGACTTTGAAAATTCTATCCGCTTTTATCATCAATTGATCCTAAACGCTACAGAAAACTAA
- a CDS encoding YdeI family protein, with protein sequence MNTNVEDYFTDGCGRCPLGGTPDCKVHLWTQELKLLRQIVRECGLVEESKWGVPCYTHSQKNIVIISAFKNHCALSFFKGSLLKDEEKLLEKPGENTQAGRIIKFTNVQKIQELQATLKAYLFEAIEVEKAGLGIEYKETSAYDVPEEFQQKLDEDPGIKAAFEALTPGRQKGYLLHFSQAKQSKTREARIEKCLPMIFAGKGLHDR encoded by the coding sequence ATGAATACCAATGTCGAGGATTATTTTACGGATGGGTGCGGTAGGTGCCCACTAGGAGGTACTCCGGATTGCAAAGTCCATCTTTGGACACAGGAATTGAAGCTACTCAGGCAAATTGTCCGAGAATGTGGCCTGGTTGAGGAAAGCAAATGGGGCGTTCCTTGCTATACCCACAGCCAAAAGAACATCGTCATCATCAGCGCTTTTAAGAACCACTGTGCGCTGAGCTTTTTTAAAGGCTCCCTATTGAAAGATGAAGAGAAGCTTTTGGAAAAACCCGGCGAGAATACCCAGGCAGGAAGGATCATTAAATTCACCAATGTCCAGAAAATCCAGGAATTACAAGCTACCTTAAAAGCCTACCTCTTTGAAGCCATAGAAGTAGAAAAGGCGGGTTTAGGAATAGAATACAAAGAGACTTCAGCTTATGATGTCCCTGAGGAATTTCAACAAAAATTGGATGAAGACCCTGGCATCAAAGCAGCTTTTGAGGCCTTGACACCGGGAAGACAAAAAGGTTACTTATTGCACTTTTCACAGGCAAAGCAATCCAAAACCCGGGAAGCCAGAATAGAAAAATGTCTCCCCATGATCTTTGCTGGAAAAGGGCTCCATGACCGTTAG
- a CDS encoding serine hydrolase, translating into MKNIFLRLLLILIIGLPCKRTFSQVSSEEIDAIVQKAMESFSVAGAAVAVVKDGKIVHQKGYGLTSIDGKTKVDEHTNFGIASNSKAFTTAALALLVEEGKLSWTDKVIDHIPEFKMYNDYVTQNFNIQDLLTHRSGLGLGIGDLMFFPDGSDFTVDDILSSFQHFKPESAFRTKFDYDNLLYIVAGEVIHRVSGKTWEQFISERIFAPLQMDHSFASYTFIKDKSNVASPHLSNDKQITLVEPEQWDPSKLNGAAGGIYSNVNDLANWMLMQLNEGKYGENLEQQLFTEASQREMWKIHTTLNANRNPRYNSHFNGYGLGWFLTDVRGNIMVSHTGGLIGMLSKTVLIPDLDLGIVVLTNTFLDGAGVYSSVTQSILDKYLGLEEFDWNGFYVERLNQSNHEADEIVATIWSTIDAADQSKLDLNNYTGIFEDQWFGKIEISQKGERLWFSSYRSPKVSGPMYYYKANTFVAKWESASLPDADAFVMFQLDEEGKAQSIKMKGISPAIDFSFDFHDLDLHRVIED; encoded by the coding sequence ATGAAAAATATATTTTTAAGATTATTATTGATCCTGATAATTGGGCTGCCCTGCAAGAGGACATTTTCTCAAGTCAGCTCGGAAGAAATTGATGCTATCGTGCAGAAAGCTATGGAAAGTTTCTCCGTAGCCGGTGCCGCTGTGGCCGTGGTGAAAGATGGCAAAATCGTCCATCAAAAAGGATATGGGCTCACTTCCATCGATGGCAAGACCAAAGTCGATGAACACACCAATTTTGGCATTGCTTCTAACTCAAAAGCTTTTACAACAGCTGCTTTGGCCCTATTAGTGGAAGAGGGCAAACTTTCCTGGACGGATAAGGTCATTGACCATATTCCCGAGTTTAAAATGTACAATGATTATGTTACCCAAAATTTTAATATCCAAGACTTGCTCACGCACCGGTCGGGGCTGGGACTCGGTATAGGAGACCTGATGTTTTTTCCTGATGGCTCGGATTTTACAGTGGATGATATTCTCTCCAGTTTCCAGCACTTCAAGCCAGAATCCGCTTTCCGCACAAAGTTTGACTATGACAATCTCCTCTACATTGTGGCAGGTGAAGTCATCCATCGCGTAAGCGGCAAAACCTGGGAACAGTTTATCAGCGAGCGAATTTTCGCACCACTCCAGATGGATCATTCTTTTGCTTCCTACACTTTCATCAAAGACAAAAGCAATGTGGCCTCTCCCCATCTCAGCAATGACAAACAAATTACTTTGGTAGAACCCGAGCAATGGGATCCTAGCAAACTTAATGGAGCCGCAGGAGGGATTTATTCCAATGTAAACGACTTGGCCAACTGGATGCTGATGCAGCTTAATGAAGGAAAGTATGGAGAAAATTTAGAGCAGCAACTTTTTACGGAAGCAAGCCAGCGTGAGATGTGGAAAATCCATACCACCTTAAATGCGAATAGAAATCCTCGCTACAATTCCCACTTTAATGGCTATGGGCTAGGTTGGTTTTTGACTGATGTCAGAGGCAATATAATGGTTTCCCACACAGGAGGGTTGATTGGGATGTTGTCCAAAACGGTATTGATTCCCGATTTGGATCTGGGCATTGTGGTATTGACCAATACTTTTTTGGACGGAGCGGGAGTTTACTCTTCCGTTACCCAATCCATTTTGGATAAGTATTTGGGACTAGAAGAATTTGACTGGAATGGGTTTTATGTGGAAAGGTTGAACCAAAGTAACCATGAAGCGGATGAAATTGTCGCTACCATTTGGAGCACAATCGACGCAGCAGATCAATCCAAGCTTGACCTCAATAATTATACAGGAATTTTTGAAGACCAGTGGTTTGGGAAAATAGAGATTTCCCAAAAGGGCGAACGGTTATGGTTCAGCTCATACCGCTCTCCTAAAGTCAGTGGCCCCATGTATTATTACAAAGCCAACACCTTTGTCGCCAAATGGGAAAGCGCCAGCCTACCGGATGCGGATGCTTTTGTGATGTTCCAGTTGGATGAGGAAGGCAAGGCCCAAAGTATCAAAATGAAAGGCATCTCACCCGCTATTGACTTTAGTTTTGACTTTCATGATTTGGACCTTCATAGGGTCATTGAAGATTAA
- a CDS encoding magnesium chelatase, protein MTYQQLKSKDLLKIKTLGELKAAGYQTQSIKEELRQNLIKKIKAKENVFEGIWGYEDTVIPDIERAILSRHNINFLGLRGQAKTRIARQMTLLLDEYIPVVAGSELNDDPLLPLTSFAIELIAEKGDDTPISWWHREKRYTEKLATPDVSVADLIGDVDPIKAATMKLSYNDERVIHYGLVPRSHRSIFVINELPDLQARIQVALFNILQEGDIQIRGFKLRLPLDIQFVFTANPEDYTNRGSIVTPLKDRIESQIITHYPKSIEIGKQITAQEAKVNGKPMEKIHVPELMKDLIEQVAVEARDSEYVDEKSGVSARLTISAYENLLSAAERRIYLNDENNTVTRIADLIGIIPAITGKVELVYEGEQEGAGLVAYNLIGKAIRTLFAEYFPTPEQKKKDKEGNPYVLPLSWFGEGNHIDILASQSDKEYKKALHQVPGLEKITTEFVKSLPEKEKEFFMEFALHGLAEYSQLSKKLLDTGMQFKDLFSSMFDMGAPTDDDFDDDDLN, encoded by the coding sequence ATGACATACCAGCAATTGAAGAGCAAAGACTTATTGAAAATAAAAACTTTGGGAGAATTGAAAGCTGCAGGCTATCAAACCCAATCCATAAAAGAAGAACTTCGTCAAAACCTGATCAAAAAAATCAAAGCCAAAGAGAATGTCTTTGAAGGCATTTGGGGCTATGAGGACACGGTTATCCCTGATATTGAGCGGGCCATTCTTTCCCGTCATAACATCAATTTCCTCGGTCTCCGGGGACAGGCAAAGACAAGGATCGCCAGACAAATGACCTTGTTGCTGGATGAATATATCCCAGTAGTGGCTGGTTCAGAACTGAATGATGACCCTTTACTTCCCTTGACCTCTTTTGCAATAGAACTGATTGCTGAGAAAGGTGATGATACCCCCATCTCCTGGTGGCACAGGGAAAAACGCTATACCGAAAAGCTGGCCACCCCGGATGTTTCGGTAGCCGACTTGATTGGAGATGTGGATCCGATCAAAGCGGCCACCATGAAGCTGTCTTACAATGACGAACGGGTCATACATTATGGGTTGGTGCCAAGATCCCATCGATCCATCTTTGTGATCAATGAGCTACCCGATTTGCAAGCTAGGATTCAGGTAGCCCTTTTCAATATATTACAAGAAGGAGATATCCAGATTCGGGGTTTCAAACTTAGACTTCCACTGGATATCCAGTTCGTGTTCACAGCCAATCCAGAGGACTATACCAATCGGGGAAGTATCGTTACACCACTCAAGGACCGTATCGAATCGCAGATCATTACCCATTACCCTAAGAGTATTGAAATTGGTAAGCAGATTACTGCGCAAGAAGCCAAGGTTAATGGTAAGCCCATGGAAAAAATTCATGTACCGGAATTGATGAAAGACCTGATTGAGCAGGTGGCCGTAGAGGCCAGAGATAGTGAATATGTGGACGAGAAAAGTGGTGTTTCTGCACGCTTGACCATTTCGGCTTATGAAAACTTGCTTTCCGCTGCGGAGCGAAGGATTTACCTTAACGATGAAAACAATACTGTCACTCGAATCGCAGACTTGATTGGGATTATCCCCGCCATTACTGGCAAAGTCGAGTTGGTTTATGAAGGTGAGCAAGAAGGCGCTGGCTTGGTAGCCTACAACCTAATTGGCAAGGCTATCCGGACACTTTTCGCAGAATATTTCCCTACCCCAGAACAGAAGAAAAAAGACAAGGAGGGTAACCCTTATGTACTGCCTTTATCTTGGTTTGGAGAAGGAAACCATATTGATATCCTGGCTTCCCAAAGTGACAAAGAATACAAAAAGGCCTTGCATCAAGTACCGGGGCTGGAAAAAATCACTACCGAATTTGTAAAGAGTCTTCCAGAAAAGGAAAAGGAATTCTTTATGGAATTTGCCCTGCACGGCTTGGCAGAGTACAGTCAGCTCAGCAAAAAGCTGTTGGATACAGGCATGCAGTTCAAGGACCTTTTCAGTAGCATGTTTGATATGGGAGCTCCAACTGACGATGACTTTGATGATGATGATTTGAATTGA
- a CDS encoding VWA domain-containing protein, which yields MKGFRFTKYTPQKDPSKNTFENLLEIFLQLVTMTGGDVAEALSWLTNLDNRHGLTNPGYGIGDFIEDLKDKGYLTEENQKGEFKITGKSEQQIRKSALEEIFGKLKRGKGGQHRTTHSGQGDEKGTDRRPFEFGDNLEQIALTDSLRNAQINHGFGGDFLLTEDDLEVTENEYRTQTSTVLMIDISHSMILYGEDRITPAKKVAMALAELIQTRYPKDTLDIIVFGNDAWQIDIKELPYLQVGPYHTNTVAGLQLAMDLLRRRKNPNKQIFMITDGKPTCLKVGIKYYKNSFGIDSKILNETLKLAAQCRKLKVPVTTFMIASDPYLKEFVKEFTKVNNGNAYYSSLKGLGHLIFEDYRRNRTKRF from the coding sequence ATGAAAGGATTTAGATTTACCAAATACACCCCTCAAAAGGATCCGTCCAAAAACACCTTTGAAAACCTGTTGGAGATTTTTCTGCAGCTAGTTACCATGACGGGTGGGGATGTTGCGGAAGCTTTGAGCTGGCTAACCAACCTGGACAACCGACACGGCCTGACCAATCCCGGATATGGCATTGGTGATTTTATAGAAGACCTTAAAGACAAAGGTTATCTTACTGAAGAAAACCAAAAAGGAGAATTCAAAATTACGGGCAAGTCGGAACAGCAGATCCGAAAAAGTGCTTTGGAAGAGATTTTCGGAAAGCTAAAAAGAGGCAAAGGTGGCCAACATCGCACCACCCACTCCGGGCAAGGCGATGAAAAGGGAACCGACCGAAGGCCATTTGAATTTGGCGATAATCTGGAACAAATAGCCTTAACAGACTCACTAAGGAATGCTCAAATTAACCATGGCTTTGGCGGCGACTTCCTGCTTACAGAAGATGACCTGGAGGTAACAGAAAACGAGTACCGGACACAGACCAGTACCGTGTTGATGATTGATATTTCCCACTCCATGATCCTATATGGAGAGGATCGTATCACTCCCGCCAAGAAAGTAGCCATGGCATTGGCCGAGCTCATCCAAACGCGCTACCCAAAAGACACTTTGGATATAATTGTCTTTGGAAATGATGCCTGGCAAATTGACATCAAGGAACTTCCCTACCTGCAAGTCGGCCCTTATCACACCAACACAGTGGCTGGACTGCAACTGGCCATGGACCTTTTGCGTAGAAGAAAAAACCCCAACAAGCAGATCTTTATGATCACAGACGGAAAGCCAACCTGTCTGAAGGTTGGGATCAAGTATTATAAAAACAGCTTCGGAATAGACAGCAAAATCCTAAATGAAACCCTAAAACTCGCAGCCCAATGTCGGAAACTAAAAGTCCCTGTGACCACCTTTATGATTGCCTCAGACCCTTACCTGAAGGAATTTGTAAAGGAGTTCACCAAGGTCAACAACGGCAATGCTTACTACAGTAGCCTAAAAGGGCTTGGGCACTTAATTTTTGAAGATTACAGAAGAAACAGAACAAAACGCTTTTAA
- a CDS encoding acylphosphatase: MNKKYKVLGKVQGVFFRKSTKDKARELGIKGWVKNETDGSVVTVIQGNETQVKAMEDWLKVGPPQAAVQSLMLLDEGYDRKFDGFEIVYE, from the coding sequence ATGAACAAGAAGTATAAAGTCCTCGGTAAAGTTCAAGGTGTATTTTTTAGAAAGAGCACAAAAGACAAGGCCCGCGAGTTGGGAATAAAAGGTTGGGTGAAAAATGAGACCGATGGATCAGTGGTAACCGTTATTCAGGGAAATGAAACTCAGGTAAAGGCCATGGAAGATTGGTTGAAAGTAGGCCCTCCACAAGCAGCAGTGCAAAGCTTGATGCTGCTGGATGAAGGCTATGACCGGAAATTTGATGGTTTTGAAATCGTTTATGAATAG